From the genome of Turicibacter faecis, one region includes:
- a CDS encoding glycoside hydrolase family 10 protein: protein MELNTPEEIRKEVTPSRKELTNKVVFEPIASGGKTVYTPTSIVSKKEQFRGVWITTVRNNDFPSTSVYENGFNVEQFKQEFLAILKRCKELKLNAIFFQVRPEGDAFYESGVNPWSVYLTGEQGVKPNWGEFDPLAWMINATHHVGIEFHAWFNPFRLTPTGPSDSTKESLLRTLSDTHYARRHPDWVYYFNRQIYLNPGIPAVREFIVQTVMEVTEKYEIDAVHFDDFFYPYSYQVEENGVIKVISFADESPDYQTYETYHLPHQTIFQWRESNINEVIRTLSEAISEYNRLAKKSVAFGISPFGIWASAEETGGIGSQTSPNQLSSLSEFVNSKLWIDEQWIDYIVPQNYWSFIDPLSTFADVSDWWNKIVINSKTQLYMGIGLYLYNEDAQNPAWQNKEEIVNQIRYLSHLDHVDGYAFFTYHNLLISHHHLPGQEVLNQAIVSLENEVLTNYALIPSRPWLQQGETFPVSQLKVTPCDEGCVLVQFEDMPENYSEYYVIYRAPKSSQRDVIDFNDAASILDVVGKNKKSLIQHYTDSSANPNQTYTYAVSALSQAQVESDPVSVVYVP from the coding sequence GTGGAATTAAATACGCCGGAGGAGATAAGAAAAGAGGTTACTCCTTCGAGAAAAGAGTTAACAAATAAGGTGGTTTTTGAGCCGATAGCAAGTGGAGGTAAAACGGTATACACCCCCACCTCGATCGTTTCTAAGAAAGAACAGTTTCGAGGCGTTTGGATTACCACAGTTAGGAATAATGACTTTCCGTCTACATCGGTCTATGAAAACGGATTTAATGTGGAACAATTTAAACAGGAATTTTTGGCTATTCTTAAACGATGCAAAGAATTAAAATTAAATGCAATCTTCTTTCAAGTTCGACCGGAAGGAGATGCTTTTTACGAGTCGGGTGTTAATCCATGGAGTGTTTATTTAACAGGCGAACAAGGAGTCAAACCAAATTGGGGAGAATTTGATCCGTTGGCTTGGATGATTAATGCGACACATCACGTAGGAATTGAATTCCATGCTTGGTTTAATCCATTCCGCTTAACACCGACAGGTCCAAGTGATTCGACGAAAGAGAGTCTGTTACGGACACTTAGCGACACGCATTATGCGAGACGTCACCCGGATTGGGTTTATTATTTTAATCGACAAATTTATCTTAATCCAGGGATTCCTGCGGTTCGAGAATTTATTGTGCAGACGGTCATGGAAGTGACAGAAAAGTATGAAATTGATGCCGTTCATTTTGATGACTTTTTTTATCCATACTCTTATCAGGTGGAAGAAAACGGAGTGATTAAAGTTATCAGTTTTGCCGATGAAAGTCCAGACTATCAAACTTACGAGACTTATCATCTTCCCCATCAAACGATTTTCCAATGGCGTGAGTCAAACATCAATGAAGTTATTCGAACGCTATCAGAGGCCATTAGTGAATACAACCGGTTAGCTAAAAAAAGTGTGGCCTTTGGAATTAGTCCTTTCGGTATATGGGCTTCGGCTGAGGAAACGGGAGGTATTGGTTCACAAACATCACCTAATCAACTTTCCTCATTAAGCGAGTTTGTTAATTCAAAACTATGGATTGACGAACAGTGGATAGATTATATCGTTCCTCAAAATTATTGGTCATTTATTGATCCACTTTCAACATTTGCTGATGTTTCCGATTGGTGGAATAAGATTGTGATAAATTCTAAAACGCAACTTTATATGGGGATAGGGTTATATCTTTACAATGAAGATGCACAAAATCCTGCGTGGCAGAATAAAGAAGAGATCGTTAATCAAATTCGATATCTTTCGCATCTCGACCATGTCGATGGATATGCCTTTTTTACATATCATAATTTATTAATTTCACACCATCATCTACCGGGGCAAGAAGTATTGAATCAGGCCATTGTGAGTTTAGAAAATGAGGTTTTAACGAATTATGCACTCATCCCTTCTCGACCATGGCTACAACAAGGAGAAACATTCCCTGTCAGTCAGTTAAAGGTTACTCCTTGTGATGAAGGATGTGTATTGGTTCAATTTGAGGATATGCCAGAGAATTATAGTGAATATTACGTGATCTATCGTGCTCCGAAATCGAGTCAGCGGGATGTAATCGACTTTAATGATGCCGCGTCTATTCTTGATGTGGTAGGAAAAAATAAAAAGTCGCTCATTCAACATTATACGGATTCAAGTGCGAATCCAAATCAAACCTATACTTATGCGGTTAGTGCTTTATCTCAGGCACAAGTTGAATCCGATCCTGTTTCAGTTGTATATGTTCCGTAA
- the spo0A gene encoding sporulation transcription factor Spo0A, giving the protein MSKLKVLLADDNKELITVLSEYISLQEDMEVVEVAGNGNEVLSVLRQRDIDILLLDVVMPDLDGVSVLEELKDNPTLYKRPRHIIMFTAFNQEKIMMRAAELGASYFIMKPFEINKIVKIIRDINVRFDTTEVSKPINNLYTNQRPVVKEFDLESEITNILHEMGVPAHIKGYLYLRESINMVYNDIELLGSITKVLYPDVAKKYKTTASRVERAIRHAIEVAWNRGNIEAISNIFGYTVSVSKSKPTNSEFIAMIADKLRLEHKNKAAS; this is encoded by the coding sequence ATGAGTAAATTAAAAGTTTTATTAGCAGATGATAATAAAGAACTAATCACTGTATTATCAGAATACATTTCATTACAAGAAGATATGGAAGTTGTTGAGGTAGCAGGAAACGGGAATGAGGTCTTATCTGTTTTAAGACAGCGCGACATCGATATTTTATTATTAGATGTGGTGATGCCAGACTTAGATGGAGTAAGTGTGTTAGAGGAATTAAAAGATAATCCAACTTTATATAAACGTCCACGCCATATTATTATGTTTACAGCATTCAACCAAGAGAAAATTATGATGCGTGCTGCGGAATTAGGAGCTTCATATTTTATTATGAAACCATTTGAAATCAATAAAATCGTAAAAATTATTCGTGATATTAATGTTCGTTTTGATACGACTGAAGTTTCAAAGCCAATTAATAATTTATATACAAACCAACGTCCTGTGGTTAAAGAGTTTGATTTAGAATCAGAAATTACAAATATTTTACACGAGATGGGTGTACCGGCACACATCAAGGGATATTTATACTTACGCGAGTCGATTAATATGGTTTACAATGATATCGAATTACTTGGATCAATTACAAAAGTTTTATATCCAGATGTTGCGAAAAAATATAAAACAACAGCTTCACGTGTTGAGCGTGCTATTCGCCATGCAATCGAAGTGGCATGGAATCGTGGAAATATTGAAGCTATTTCAAACATCTTTGGTTATACAGTAAGCGTATCAAAATCAAAGCCAACAAACTCAGAGTTTATTGCGATGATTGCCGATAAATTACGTTTAGAACATAAAAATAAAGCTGCATCATAA
- a CDS encoding TlyA family RNA methyltransferase yields the protein MKKERIDVLLTQLGYFSSRENAKRAIMAGLVLVNQERVDKPGEKVPVEAVITVKGNVCPYVSRGGLKLEKALQIFPIDLKDKIIIDIGASTGGFTDCALQNGAKLSYAVDVGYNQLDWKMRQDERVICMERTNFRYMTPEDLAYGAPQFACIDVSFISLKIIFPVLKQLLEKNGEVVALIKPQFEAGKDQVGKKGIVRDPKVHAKVVKEILDFITALELSVLGLTYSPIKGGEGNIEFLAYIKYQDEVCTSIDEKEIERIVADAHQQL from the coding sequence ATGAAAAAAGAACGAATTGATGTATTATTAACCCAATTAGGATATTTTAGTTCCCGCGAAAATGCTAAACGGGCGATTATGGCGGGATTAGTTCTAGTCAATCAAGAACGAGTGGATAAGCCAGGGGAAAAGGTTCCTGTGGAGGCAGTTATCACGGTTAAGGGAAATGTGTGTCCGTATGTTAGCCGTGGGGGATTAAAGTTAGAAAAGGCACTTCAAATTTTCCCTATTGATTTAAAAGATAAGATTATTATCGATATTGGTGCTTCTACGGGTGGTTTTACGGATTGCGCGTTACAAAATGGGGCGAAATTGTCATATGCAGTTGATGTGGGTTATAATCAGTTAGATTGGAAGATGCGTCAAGATGAACGCGTTATTTGTATGGAACGTACAAATTTTAGATATATGACGCCGGAGGATTTAGCATACGGTGCACCACAATTTGCTTGCATCGATGTTTCGTTTATCTCATTGAAAATTATTTTCCCGGTTTTAAAGCAGTTATTAGAAAAGAATGGTGAGGTTGTTGCGCTGATAAAACCTCAATTTGAGGCTGGAAAAGACCAAGTCGGTAAAAAAGGAATTGTTCGTGACCCGAAGGTTCATGCAAAAGTAGTGAAAGAAATTTTGGATTTTATTACGGCGTTAGAGTTAAGTGTACTCGGATTAACGTATTCACCGATTAAGGGGGGCGAAGGAAATATCGAATTCTTAGCCTATATTAAATATCAGGATGAGGTTTGCACGTCAATTGATGAAAAAGAAATTGAACGGATTGTAGCAGATGCGCATCAACAACTTTAA
- the recN gene encoding DNA repair protein RecN produces MLSHLSIKNMAIIEHLELDFKKNMTVLTGETGAGKSIIIDAISLLLGDRASTDLIRHHEEAAVIEGIFEVTENKPVKKYLSALGIEVEDQLLIKRIVKRVGNGQIRVNGELLSATQLKEIGQYLVDIHVQHDTHRLFQNEYNYQLIDHLDLTSEAAEKNRAYQLALATYNQAKQEYLSFKRNAEETQRRMDLMIFQKNEIEKAQLKSGEFEELEERRNLILNSDKLHKTYSQILQSLTSDGGALERLYHAYTSTQNLSSIDETLTPAVGQMGDIYYGLEDFVNVISSKLDELNYYPEELEEIEMRLNELQQLKRKYRLEINEIIHYYEQLVNDLSLFEDAGHYEETLYAAVEQAYHVVISKGEELNERRMEVADGIKEQLVKELKDLQLFNAQFDVEFKRLAIEDRLETIFFTHGIYDIQFLLSANKGEPLKPLNKIASGGELSRIMLALKTILHRGQCISTIIFDEIDTGVSGQVASSIGVKMKDISKEKQVLCISHLPQVASLADHHLHVSKHEKNGRTVTRVKELSFEERMKEIARMLSSDNITESALLNAEQLLLQK; encoded by the coding sequence ATGTTATCGCATTTAAGTATAAAAAACATGGCAATTATTGAACATTTAGAATTAGATTTTAAAAAAAATATGACGGTGTTGACTGGTGAAACAGGAGCAGGAAAGTCGATTATTATTGATGCTATCTCTTTATTATTAGGGGATCGTGCGTCAACGGACCTTATCCGTCATCACGAAGAGGCAGCGGTGATTGAGGGAATTTTCGAAGTCACAGAAAATAAACCTGTAAAAAAATATTTATCCGCGTTGGGAATCGAGGTTGAAGATCAACTACTGATTAAACGAATCGTGAAACGAGTAGGGAATGGTCAAATTCGAGTGAATGGAGAACTGTTGTCTGCTACTCAATTAAAGGAAATAGGTCAATATCTCGTGGATATTCATGTTCAACATGATACACACCGTCTTTTTCAAAATGAGTATAATTATCAATTAATCGATCATTTGGATTTAACGAGTGAGGCGGCTGAAAAAAATAGAGCTTATCAATTAGCTCTTGCAACTTATAATCAGGCTAAACAAGAATATCTTTCTTTTAAGCGTAATGCGGAAGAGACCCAACGCCGAATGGATTTAATGATTTTCCAAAAAAACGAGATTGAGAAGGCCCAATTAAAATCTGGAGAATTTGAAGAGCTTGAGGAGAGACGAAATCTTATTTTAAATTCGGATAAGCTCCATAAAACATATAGTCAAATTTTACAATCTTTAACGAGTGATGGTGGAGCCTTAGAACGGTTATATCACGCCTATACGTCAACACAAAACCTTTCTTCGATAGATGAAACCTTGACCCCGGCTGTAGGGCAAATGGGTGATATCTATTATGGATTAGAGGATTTTGTAAATGTTATTTCATCCAAATTAGATGAACTTAATTATTATCCTGAAGAACTTGAAGAAATTGAAATGCGTTTAAATGAACTTCAACAATTAAAACGTAAATATCGTCTTGAAATTAATGAGATTATTCATTATTATGAGCAACTTGTGAATGATTTATCACTGTTTGAGGATGCCGGACATTATGAGGAAACATTATATGCCGCGGTAGAACAAGCGTATCATGTCGTTATTTCAAAGGGTGAAGAACTAAATGAAAGGCGAATGGAAGTTGCCGATGGAATTAAGGAACAGCTAGTGAAAGAATTAAAAGACTTACAATTATTTAACGCGCAGTTCGATGTAGAATTTAAACGCTTAGCTATAGAAGATAGATTAGAGACGATTTTTTTTACACACGGAATTTATGATATTCAATTTTTATTAAGCGCAAATAAGGGTGAGCCATTAAAGCCTCTCAATAAAATTGCCTCTGGTGGAGAGTTATCACGAATCATGCTTGCCCTAAAAACTATTTTGCATCGTGGTCAGTGTATTTCAACTATTATTTTTGATGAAATTGATACAGGTGTAAGCGGTCAGGTTGCTTCAAGTATTGGAGTAAAAATGAAAGACATTTCTAAGGAGAAGCAAGTATTATGTATTTCTCATTTGCCTCAAGTTGCTTCACTTGCTGATCATCATCTTCACGTGAGTAAACATGAAAAAAATGGACGTACTGTTACGCGGGTGAAAGAATTATCCTTTGAGGAGCGAATGAAAGAGATTGCTCGAATGTTAAGTAGTGATAATATTACGGAATCAGCACTCCTTAATGCTGAACAATTGCTTTTACAAAAATAA
- the xseB gene encoding exodeoxyribonuclease VII small subunit: MSETKLNFDEALRQLEQVVRQLEAGNLPLEQSIDLYKKGMLLSGECHQKLQQIESEVAKLVDPTGAMTDFEVSGE; the protein is encoded by the coding sequence ATGAGTGAAACAAAATTAAACTTTGATGAGGCGTTGCGCCAATTAGAACAAGTGGTTCGTCAATTAGAAGCAGGGAACTTGCCATTAGAACAGTCAATCGATCTTTATAAAAAGGGGATGTTACTGTCTGGTGAGTGTCATCAAAAGCTGCAACAAATTGAATCGGAGGTTGCAAAGCTTGTCGATCCAACCGGAGCCATGACTGATTTCGAGGTATCGGGGGAATAG
- a CDS encoding polyprenyl synthetase family protein, whose protein sequence is MLQQYINSHRESFNAYMMGLIEKENIPNELKESMLYSLSVGGKRLRPIILFAVLETLGLDAKKGYPTAAALEMIHTYSLIHDDLPAMDNDDFRRGKPTNHRVFGEAIAILAGDGLLTHAFRIICQDNGLTDMQKLQLIAHLSEAAGPTGMVAGQVLDMEAEQKQLTLDQLKEVHLHKTGCLIEFSVAAAGIIAGISQELLQDLRQFAKHIGLAFQIKDDILDVEGERELIGKDVGSDMENGKNTYVSLATLAGAKTLLDEEINASSVILDKIPYDTTLLMAIARFIKERQS, encoded by the coding sequence ATGTTACAACAATATATAAATTCTCATCGAGAATCCTTTAATGCGTATATGATGGGATTAATTGAAAAAGAAAATATTCCGAATGAATTGAAGGAGTCGATGCTCTATTCGTTATCTGTTGGTGGAAAGCGATTAAGGCCGATTATTTTATTCGCCGTTTTAGAAACATTAGGGTTGGATGCAAAAAAAGGATATCCAACAGCGGCCGCCCTTGAAATGATTCATACGTATTCATTAATTCATGATGATTTACCCGCAATGGATAATGATGATTTTAGAAGGGGCAAGCCGACTAATCACCGAGTATTTGGGGAGGCGATTGCTATTTTGGCGGGTGATGGTCTATTAACACACGCTTTTCGTATAATTTGTCAAGATAACGGGCTGACTGACATGCAAAAACTACAGTTAATTGCTCATCTATCTGAGGCAGCTGGTCCGACGGGGATGGTTGCTGGCCAAGTACTTGATATGGAAGCTGAACAAAAACAATTGACGCTTGACCAATTAAAAGAGGTCCATTTACATAAAACGGGATGTCTCATTGAATTTTCAGTTGCGGCTGCAGGAATTATCGCCGGTATCTCACAGGAGCTGCTACAGGATTTAAGACAATTTGCAAAACATATCGGTCTTGCTTTTCAAATCAAAGACGATATCCTAGACGTTGAGGGAGAGCGTGAACTTATTGGAAAAGATGTAGGTAGTGACATGGAAAATGGTAAAAATACGTATGTCTCTTTAGCAACATTAGCTGGGGCTAAAACATTGTTAGATGAGGAGATAAATGCATCGTCTGTCATTTTGGATAAAATCCCATATGACACGACACTACTTATGGCCATTGCACGATTCATTAAAGAACGTCAAAGTTAA
- the spoIVB gene encoding SpoIVB peptidase, whose protein sequence is MNQKINKNRFLIHTILIFVFSLLSISAPAQTYVWAQSNNDQLLHIDEKRKIYEVSTKQAERTASKKQNQNRYMLIPGGDAIGIKIQTDGLVVVDTYLVNTEGGTINPAKEAGVMKGDMILAVNNQKISTIEEYKEQLMLAKENNQMILTINRQGKTENITVHPVISTEGVCTTGLYLRDKLAGIGTLTFIDPNTNKYGALGHEIIDQDTNQLVNIKNGEIINSNVLSVRKATTGKPGEKVADILFDEKLGTLEKNNKYGVYGLMQSNEMSQKDLIPMAYINEVKKGPAQILTVLNGNKIEAFDIEITEVNVQSEKAIKGIKYTVTDPRLLEETGGIVQGMSGSPIIQDGKIIGAVTHVLVHDSTLGYGIFIEWMLQEVGIEYPAQKMVTKVA, encoded by the coding sequence ATGAATCAAAAAATAAATAAAAATAGGTTTTTAATTCATACGATATTAATATTTGTCTTCTCTTTATTAAGTATTAGCGCTCCAGCACAAACATATGTATGGGCCCAATCTAATAATGACCAACTTTTACATATTGATGAAAAGCGAAAAATATATGAAGTCTCGACGAAGCAGGCAGAAAGAACGGCTTCTAAAAAGCAAAATCAAAATCGTTATATGTTAATTCCTGGAGGCGATGCCATAGGAATTAAGATTCAAACAGATGGATTAGTCGTTGTCGATACCTACCTTGTGAATACGGAAGGTGGAACTATTAACCCGGCTAAGGAAGCGGGGGTTATGAAAGGAGATATGATTTTAGCAGTTAATAATCAAAAGATTTCTACAATTGAGGAATATAAAGAACAGTTGATGTTAGCGAAAGAAAACAATCAAATGATATTAACGATTAACCGCCAAGGTAAAACAGAAAATATCACCGTTCATCCGGTGATTTCGACCGAAGGTGTTTGTACGACAGGGCTTTATTTACGTGACAAATTAGCCGGTATAGGGACATTAACCTTTATCGATCCTAATACGAATAAGTATGGAGCATTAGGGCATGAAATTATTGATCAGGACACTAACCAGTTAGTTAATATAAAAAATGGTGAAATTATCAACTCTAATGTTCTATCTGTGAGAAAGGCGACGACAGGAAAGCCCGGGGAAAAGGTTGCGGACATCTTATTTGATGAAAAATTAGGAACATTAGAAAAAAATAATAAATACGGTGTTTATGGATTGATGCAATCTAATGAGATGAGCCAAAAAGACTTAATTCCAATGGCTTATATCAATGAGGTGAAAAAGGGTCCAGCACAAATTTTAACGGTCTTAAACGGAAATAAAATCGAAGCGTTTGACATTGAAATTACAGAAGTAAATGTTCAAAGTGAAAAGGCAATTAAGGGAATTAAATACACAGTGACAGATCCTCGTTTATTAGAAGAAACGGGGGGGATTGTCCAAGGAATGAGTGGGAGTCCTATTATTCAAGACGGGAAAATAATTGGTGCAGTTACCCATGTCCTTGTTCATGATTCGACGCTCGGCTATGGAATTTTTATTGAATGGATGTTGCAAGAAGTAGGAATTGAATATCCAGCTCAAAAAATGGTCACAAAAGTAGCTTAA
- the dxs gene encoding 1-deoxy-D-xylulose-5-phosphate synthase, which produces MYDINKITDPSFIKNLSIQEMQVLCDDVRTFLIDSLSQTGGHVSSNLGVVELTVAMHKVFNTPEDKFIWDVGHQVYTHKILTGRAQRFNTLRQYKGLSGFPKREESPHDCWETGHASTSISAAVGMAYARDLKKENYHVVAVIGDGSLTGGMAYEALNHIGHTNRRLIVIINDNEMSISQNVGALHNIFGNLRTNASYLKTKHRVKRLLKNSVVLKRLMSRAKVRVKRFVIGESLFDAMGFKYLGPIDGHNLEELIKNLNVAKTVDKPVIIHVKTKKGKGYTYAEQDKQGIWHGVGKFNKETGSICAVRDQERISWSQHICNILIELSKHDSRVAVITPAMINGSALNDYQKLYPDRLIDVGIAEEHAVTMAGGMATQGMKPFVSIYSTFFKRAFDQVHHDIARQKLNVVFGVDRAGIVGADGETHQGIYDIPMLRPVPNLVMMMPKDAKEAGDLMYTAYQIEGPVVIRYPRGEVLKVDVNYESLQCVRVGSWSTLKAGGDAYIISMGPILDEFVGLAQQLDDELGMKVGVINARFIKPLDTKLLDELALKKVPLIVYEESAVIGGLGTAILEYYNQTKQEVDVRRLGIPDLYVQHGSVKEILEELHLSLQDVKQEIKQVINK; this is translated from the coding sequence ATGTACGACATCAACAAGATTACGGATCCTTCATTCATCAAGAATTTATCCATTCAGGAAATGCAAGTTTTATGCGATGATGTTAGAACATTTTTGATTGATTCTTTATCACAAACTGGGGGACATGTGTCCTCAAATCTTGGGGTAGTCGAGTTGACAGTTGCGATGCATAAAGTTTTTAATACGCCAGAAGATAAATTCATTTGGGATGTTGGACACCAAGTATATACTCACAAAATACTAACAGGGAGAGCTCAACGATTTAATACGTTAAGACAGTATAAAGGATTATCAGGGTTTCCAAAGCGCGAGGAGTCACCTCATGATTGTTGGGAGACAGGACATGCCTCAACCTCGATTTCTGCGGCGGTTGGAATGGCTTACGCCCGGGATTTAAAGAAAGAAAATTATCATGTAGTGGCTGTCATTGGAGATGGATCATTAACAGGTGGAATGGCTTACGAGGCACTGAATCATATTGGACATACTAACCGAAGACTTATTGTTATTATCAATGATAATGAGATGTCTATTTCTCAAAATGTCGGAGCCCTGCATAATATTTTTGGAAATTTACGCACAAATGCCTCTTATTTAAAAACGAAACATCGCGTGAAGCGTTTATTGAAAAATTCCGTGGTGTTAAAACGTCTCATGTCGCGCGCTAAAGTGCGGGTCAAACGTTTTGTAATCGGTGAAAGTTTATTTGATGCAATGGGGTTTAAATATTTAGGGCCGATTGATGGACATAATTTAGAGGAACTCATTAAAAATTTAAATGTAGCGAAAACCGTAGATAAGCCGGTTATTATTCACGTGAAAACTAAAAAAGGAAAAGGTTACACTTACGCAGAGCAAGATAAACAAGGAATATGGCATGGAGTTGGGAAGTTTAATAAGGAGACGGGATCGATTTGCGCGGTTCGGGATCAAGAACGCATCTCTTGGAGTCAACATATTTGCAATATTTTAATTGAGCTATCGAAACATGATTCTCGTGTTGCTGTGATAACGCCAGCGATGATTAATGGTTCAGCGTTAAATGATTATCAAAAGTTGTATCCTGATCGATTAATTGATGTCGGAATTGCGGAAGAGCACGCGGTGACGATGGCAGGTGGAATGGCCACGCAAGGGATGAAGCCTTTTGTCTCGATTTATTCTACGTTTTTTAAACGTGCCTTTGATCAAGTTCACCACGATATTGCCCGTCAAAAATTAAATGTTGTTTTTGGTGTGGATCGTGCGGGGATTGTAGGTGCTGATGGGGAGACCCATCAGGGAATTTATGATATTCCAATGTTAAGGCCTGTTCCAAATTTAGTCATGATGATGCCTAAGGATGCGAAGGAAGCTGGGGATTTAATGTATACCGCTTATCAGATAGAGGGGCCAGTTGTTATTCGTTATCCACGTGGTGAGGTTTTAAAAGTCGATGTTAATTATGAGTCGCTTCAATGTGTTCGAGTGGGATCATGGTCTACGTTGAAAGCAGGGGGAGATGCCTATATTATTTCAATGGGACCTATTTTAGATGAGTTTGTAGGACTCGCTCAACAATTAGACGACGAACTTGGAATGAAAGTCGGCGTGATTAATGCCCGTTTTATTAAGCCGCTAGATACGAAATTGCTAGATGAATTGGCACTTAAAAAGGTTCCGCTTATTGTTTATGAGGAATCAGCAGTCATTGGTGGTTTAGGAACGGCCATTTTGGAATATTATAATCAGACAAAACAAGAGGTTGATGTAAGAAGGTTAGGAATTCCTGACCTTTATGTTCAACACGGAAGCGTTAAAGAAATTTTAGAAGAGTTACATCTTAGTTTACAAGACGTGAAACAGGAAATTAAGCAAGTCATTAATAAATAG
- a CDS encoding DNA polymerase IV, producing the protein MEKPIFRIIFHIDLNAFFASCEIARRPELKDVPVAITGEKSSKRGIVTTANYVARKYGVSSAMPLVQAKRKCPNLVVIAANFNLYKQVSRQFLDLLHTYTDQVEKASIDEAYLDVTALFQEGGVHPVQLALQMQQRIFNELKIGCSVGIGPNKFLAKMASDMKKPNGITVLRKRDLPQLLWPRPIEEMFGVGKASAPKLKQLGIQTIGDLVHFHEVERLEWLFGSQALKWIEHARGEDLSIVDPQRYEVPSSIGHSTTFSKDYYFEREIKEEAKKMCLKTANRLKKYGLYAKTVSLQLKDTHFKQMTRSLTVSKPIQHMNELYPLVEGLFDDHWEGQPLRLIGVYTSNLVHTNKTTEPLNLFNYQSFVGEGKIRKTMEEIKNKYGADLIQKGIQKGKKNE; encoded by the coding sequence TTGGAAAAGCCTATATTTAGAATTATCTTCCATATTGATTTAAATGCTTTTTTTGCTTCTTGTGAAATAGCGAGGCGTCCAGAGTTAAAGGATGTCCCCGTAGCGATTACGGGAGAAAAGTCATCAAAGCGTGGGATTGTAACGACTGCTAATTATGTCGCGAGAAAGTATGGGGTGAGCAGTGCGATGCCACTTGTTCAGGCCAAAAGGAAGTGTCCTAATTTAGTGGTTATTGCCGCAAATTTTAACTTGTACAAACAGGTTTCAAGGCAATTTCTTGATCTTCTTCACACGTATACCGATCAAGTTGAGAAAGCTTCGATTGATGAGGCTTATTTAGATGTGACGGCTCTTTTTCAAGAAGGTGGGGTGCATCCTGTGCAGTTAGCATTGCAAATGCAGCAACGTATTTTCAATGAGTTAAAGATTGGGTGTAGTGTAGGAATTGGACCGAATAAGTTTTTAGCGAAAATGGCGTCGGATATGAAAAAACCAAATGGGATTACGGTCTTAAGAAAGCGGGATTTACCACAACTGTTATGGCCACGGCCTATTGAAGAGATGTTTGGTGTTGGGAAAGCTTCGGCTCCAAAATTAAAACAACTTGGAATACAGACGATTGGGGATCTGGTTCATTTTCATGAAGTTGAACGATTAGAGTGGTTGTTTGGAAGTCAGGCCTTGAAATGGATAGAGCATGCGAGGGGGGAGGACTTGAGTATTGTTGATCCACAGCGATATGAAGTTCCGTCAAGCATTGGTCATTCGACGACGTTTTCTAAGGATTATTATTTTGAACGTGAAATTAAAGAAGAAGCGAAAAAAATGTGTTTGAAAACCGCCAATCGTTTAAAAAAGTATGGTCTCTATGCAAAAACAGTGTCACTACAACTCAAGGATACACACTTTAAGCAGATGACGCGTAGTTTAACTGTATCGAAGCCTATCCAGCATATGAATGAATTATACCCGCTTGTTGAGGGATTGTTTGATGATCACTGGGAGGGGCAACCGTTACGGTTAATCGGGGTATATACCTCCAATTTAGTGCATACTAATAAAACAACTGAGCCTTTAAACTTATTTAATTATCAGTCATTTGTCGGGGAAGGGAAAATTAGGAAGACTATGGAAGAGATAAAAAATAAATATGGGGCGGATTTGATTCAAAAGGGAATTCAGAAAGGAAAGAAAAACGAATGA